One window of the Yamadazyma tenuis chromosome 6, complete sequence genome contains the following:
- a CDS encoding uncharacterized protein (EggNog:ENOG503Q3TD; COG:Q) → MLKEVLLGAYTTIESNKSAALVFLFAAVLVYNLVLYPFYISPFKSIPGPYLFRISRLPCLHYQRTNQWVYKVHELHKVYGDVVVLAPNEISVNGDPKYLNDIYTKNFPKSKFYENFRNHGFKDNMFSSLENDRHLNYKKNITSIYSKSAVFNGKNTTRSVILKKVEKLLRNIKESSVDGTKPDYINAASEVNVHGKGHHEKDKLWFLKGGKTTNLGIDVYSLFGALALDVVTAFELGSENSTDLLDFPEKRSIVTYHRYVASMVFYTTLMPQFWDMAATELIKKSSAIVEKWQLGIYHKAEENVPVLTPEQNTTTLELLKKNNLTGEYAYSFLSDNIFAGHETTAIQLTYLTYELSRPKHHYLQRMLKEELDKEFGAPSRETDVIEDFERVDTLPVLNALILENSRVHTSIPGAEPRVVDRPYTVNGTVIPPNTVISVQPYSYHRVEKVFPKPDHFVAERWLPRENESESQYASRFKLMNKYMIPFGKGVRMCLGMNIAQIEMKMAIANIYWHYNSKICENWAQIVEYDDLEKLPEPIKTANQVGDKLTDESKMTMFDTYTTRPYDDECWLEFYRNKY, encoded by the coding sequence ATGTTAAAAGAAGTGCTTTTAGGTGCTTACACTACCATAGAGTCCAACAAGAGTGCTGCTCTTGTGTTTCTATTCGCAGCAGTTTTGGTGTACAACTTGGTCTTGTACCCATTCTATATATCACCATTCAAAAGCATTCCTGGCCCTTACCTATTTCGGATCTCCCGACTCCCATGCTTACACTACCAAAGAACCAACCAGTGGGTCTACAAAGTCCACGAGCTCCACAAGGTGTATGGAGATGTGGTGGTTCTCGCACCCAATGAGATCAGTGTTAATGGTGATCCCAAGTATTTGAACGATATCtacaccaaaaacttccCCAAGTCTAAATTCTACGAAAACTTCAGAAACCACGGGTTTAAAGACAACATGTTTAGTTCGTTGGAGAATGATAGACACCTTAACTATAAGAAGAATATCACCAGCATCTACCTGAAGTCGGCTGTGTTCAACGGCAAAAACACCACCCGTTCAgtcatcttgaaaaaggTCGAAAAGTTGCTCAGAAACATTAAGGAGTCAAGTGTGGATGGAACCAAGCCCGACTATATCAACGCTGCATCTGAAGTGAATGTCCATGGTAAAGGACATCATGAGAAAGATAAGTTATGGTTTTTAAAGGGTGGAAAAACTACCAACTTGGGTATTGATGTCTACTCGCTTTTTGGAGCTTTGGCATTGGATGTGGTGACAGCCTTCGAATTGGGTTCCGAAAACAGCACCGATTTGTTGGACTTCCCAGAAAAAAGAAGCATTGTCACCTATCACCGGTATGTTGCGTCGATGGTATTCTACACAACGCTCATGCCGCAATTCTGGgatatggctgcaactgAGTTAATCAAGAAGTCGTCTGCTATCGTCGAGAAATGGCAGTTGGGAATTTACCACAAGGCCGAAGAGAATGTACCTGTTCTCACTCCCGAACAGAATACCACCACCttggaattgttgaagaaaaacaacttgacggGAGAGTATGCCTATTCTTTCTTGAGTGATAACATTTTTGCTGGTCATGAGACCACCGCCATCCAGTTGACATACTTAACATACGAGTTGTCCAGACCTAAACATCATTACTTGCAGAGAATGTTGAAGGAGGAGTTGGACAAAGAGTTTGGTGCACCTTCAAGAGAAACCGATGTGATTGAGGATTTCGAGAGGGTTGATACTTTACCGGTTTTGAATGCGTTAATCTTGGAGAACTCTCGAGTCCACACCTCGATTCCTGGAGCAGAACCTCGTGTGGTTGATAGGCCCTACACCGTGAATGGAACCGTTATCCCCCCCAATACGGTGATCTCGGTTCAGCCTTATTCGTATCATAGAGTGGAAAAGGTGTTTCCTAAACCAGATCATTTTGTGGCTGAAAGATGGCTTCCACGGGAAAATGAGTCTGAGTCTCAGTATGCTTCCcggttcaagttgatgaacaaaTACATGATTCCATTTGGAAAGGGGGTTAGAATGTGTCTTGGGATGAACATAGCTCAAATCGAGATGAAGATGGCAATTGCAAACATTTATTGGCATTATAACTCAAAGATATGCGAAAACTGGGCCCAAATAGTTGAGTATGACGATTTGGAAAAATTACCAGAACCTATTAAAACTGCTAACCAGGTGGGAGATAAGCTTACTGACGAGTCGAAGATGACTATGTTTGACACTTATACCACTCGGCCATACGATGACGAATGCTGGCTTGAGTTCTATAGAAATAAGTATTAG
- the CEX1 gene encoding Nuclear aminoacylation-dependent tRNA export pathway component (COG:T; EggNog:ENOG503NV55), which yields MDFLSKTLQTLTGSSIPYTLKEEVWHNQIWQLFDAINPKDNSPVSVFQFNGANKQDTYKVLATSSFTNSKLVKYPGLVSIIDYFEVSKEHLYIVTERVKPLSAVLSGSSKDYKVFGINSIANSLEFLNSKCKLVHCNLSVDSVFVSLEGSWKLFGFELMSGVGNMAKNAVSYGRNLIDLPEELVNSQLCNYEASPQTDSYLLGKFIEANVPQWTSPTIKRLTTKFRSRLSLEDFLVKNGPIFDSNIIIRFNEELNDVKVLNSHDKLGFFKHNLAEYLNGDTSVYPEGLIANKLLPELVSQYDQLSRFKPSVNTTPEETTQNQELLSIVLNFILKICMNLPSSEFNTKIVPIIKASFGSNDRSVRLTLLNNLSGYRPMLSNPDLQAIFPKLVVGIQDSNFIIRELTLNAINSIVDVLTDKSVNQDLLKVLAKCQNDPKPSIRTNTIILIIKISGRIYKNSRNNVLITALSKSLKDSFTPCKMAALRGFESLESDFSIDEVCNKILGILATALMDPKSSKVRNESGRLFKVYFNRVESQATNLGDEEDEELEEKEFLAKNGTPNETVKKDVAPGNGGSGSGFGWNLMNKFVSSGVEGQMNNEINKSSSTVNLIATNNSNSARNTPTIASVTHSTEDLTIKDGWNEFDDGWGGVEDEELEKPKPRAAKSTKPVNTRKPISSNRTKTSTLKLGHKEKPVSSLKLNLVDDDQEEGGWGGLDDW from the coding sequence ATGGACTTTCTTTCTAAAACGTTACAAACGTTAACGGGCTCTTCTATCCCGTATACTCTCAAGGAGGAGGTCTGGCACAATCAGATATGGCAGCTTTTTGACGCTATTAACCCAAAGGACAACTCACCCGTATCGGTATTCCAATTCAATGGTGCCAACAAACAAGACACATATAAGGTGCTAGCCACTTCAagtttcaccaactccaaacttGTCAAGTATCCTGGACTTGTTTCCATTATAGACTACTTTGAGGTATCCAAAGAGCACCTTTACATTGTCACCGAAAGAGTCAAGCCTTTACTGGCGGTACTCAGTGGAAGTTCCAAAGACTACAAGgtttttggaatcaactcGATAGCAAACAGTTTagagttcttgaactccaagtGTAAACTCGTTCATTGCAACCTCAGCGTTGATTCTGTGTTTGTGTCCTTGGAAGGAAGTTGGAAGTTATTCGGATTCGAGTTGATGAGTGGAGTGGGAAACATGGCCAAGAATGCTGTTAGCTATGGCAGAAACTTGATCGACTTACCCGAAGAATTGGTGAATAGCCAGCTATGCAACTATGAGGCCAGCCCTCAAACCGATTCTTACTTGTTGGGAAAGTTCATTGAAGCGAATGTTCCCCAATGGACTAGTCCTACCATCAAGAGATTGACCACTAAGTTCAGATCCAGACTAAGCTTAGAagacttcttggtgaagaatGGCCCAATTTTTGATTCCAATATAATCATAAGATTCAACGAAGAATTGAATGACGTTAAGGTCTTAAATAGTCATGACAAGTTGGGTTTCTTCAAGCACAATTTGGCTGAGTATCTCAATGGAGATACCTCCGTATATCCTGAAGGATTGATTGCAAATAAATTGCTTCCAGAGTTAGTACTGCAATACGATCAGCTTCTGAGGTTCAAACCATCAGTGAATACCACCCCCGAAGAAACTACGCAAAATCAGGAACTCCTTTCGATTGTATTGAACTTCATCTTAAAGATCTGCATGAATTTGCCCTCCAGTgagttcaacaccaaaatcgTGCCTATAATTAAGGCAAGTTTTGGAAGTAATGACAGATCCGTGAGGTTGACTCtattgaacaacttgtcAGGATACAGACCGATGTTGAGTAACCCAGATCTTCAGGCTATCTTCCCCAAACTTGTGGTTGGTATTCAAGATTCTAACTTCATAATCAGGGAGTTGACTTTAAATGCAATTAACTCTATTGTGGATGTTTTGACAGACAAATCGGTCAATCaggacttgttgaaagtgTTGGCCAAATGTCAAAACGACCCTAAACCCTCGATTAGAACAAACACAATtatcttgatcatcaagatATCCGGTAGAATCTACAAAAACTCCAGGAATAATGTTCTCATAACTGCGTTGAgcaagtctttgaaagactCTTTTACTCCCTGTAAAATGGCTGCTTTAAGAGGATTTGAGTCGTTGGAGTCAGATTTTTCTATCGATGAAGTCTGTAACAAGATCTTAGGGATATTAGCAACGGCTTTGATGGATCCAAAGTCAAGCAAAGTCAGAAACGAATCTGGAAGATTGTTCAAGGTTTATTTCAATAGAGTGGAAAGTCAAGCCACTAATTTgggagatgaagaagatgaagaattggaagaaaaggaattCTTGGCTAAGAATGGGACCCCCAACGAAACAGTCAAGAAGGATGTAGCACCCGGTAATGGTGGATCCGGAAGTGGATTTGGCTGGAATCTCATGAACAAGTTCGTTTCGTCCGGAGTCGAGGGCCAAATGaataatgaaatcaacaagagTTCCAGCACTGTTAATCTTATAGCCACAAACAATAGCAACAGCGCAAGGAATACTCCTACAATTGCATCAGTTACACATTCAACTGAAGATTTGACCATAAAAGATGGTTGGAATGAATTTGATGATGGCTGGggtggagttgaagatgaggagttggaaaagCCTAAACCAAGAGCTGCAAAGTCCACCAAACCTGTGAACACAAGAAAGCCTATATCTTCCAATAGGACGAAGACATCTACATTGAAGCTAGGCCACAAAGAGAAACCAGTCTCgctgttgaagttgaacttggtggatgatgatcaagaagagGGTGGTTGGGGAGGATTGGACGACTGGTAA
- a CDS encoding uncharacterized protein (EggNog:ENOG503NVI9; COG:S; BUSCO:EOG09261JCQ) codes for MLKLSLARAGKSVFHKSPLRTRGADIVQGLKFSSSKAFPRHRTKFPTPLKVTGGLGITGAVLYFTNQIFHDTTKNTISICERVGVVTVATFRCFKLYKDALDAEYHTPRDRELALKRTHKRAAYITLKALETNGGIFIKLGQHITALTYLLPEEWTSTMIPLQDRCPQSTIEEIREMFKSDLDVSLDEMFSDFSVEPVGVASLAQVHMATLRNTGQKVAVKVQHPSLKKFVPLDVKLTQLVFALMYKVFPEYPLTWLGDEMQSSIFVELDFTNEARNAQRTDEFFKNRRSITALRIPQIVSANKRILIMECVIGSRLDNIQYLKTNKIDPAEVSSCLSHIFNSMIFEPGASLHCDPHGGNLAIRALPKTQSKNGHNFEIVLYDHGLYRDIPLEMKRDYSHFWLAVLDKNVPEMKKYAEKFAGIEGEQKFKIFLSAITGRDPNTAMNYDISSRRTEQESASIQTQLHSTEGALEDLMSILSHMPKIVLLILKTNDLTRHLDEDLKSPLGPERTFLILARYCAETVYLEAKAQIPLSTKKYSLGWLSQTISAWWSYQKRLNSLLVYDVYMMFANFRKSFS; via the coding sequence ATGTTGAAATTAAGCTTGGCCAGAGCTGGAAAGTCCGTGTTCCACAAGAGCCCACTCCGAACCAGAGGTGCTGACATTGTACAGGGATTAAAGTTTTCGTCTTCAAAAGCCTTCCCCAGGCACCGCACTAAATTCCCTACCCCTTTGAAGGTCACCGGTGGTCTTGGTATCACAGGTGCTGTGTTGTATTTTACaaatcaaatcttccatgataccaccaaaaacaccattTCCATCTGTGAGAGAGTAGGCGTAGTGACCGTGGCAACATTCAGGTGCTTCAAGCTCTATAAAGATGCTCTTGATGCTGAGTACCACACTCCTAGAGACCGAGAACTCGCATTGAAGAGAACTCATAAAAGAGCCGCCTATATCACGTTGAAAGCTCTTGAGACAAACGGGGGAATCTTTATTaaacttggccaacatATCACCGCGTTGACCTATTTGTTGCCCGAAGAATGGACGTCTACTATGATTCCTTTACAAGATCGGTGTCCGCAGTCCACGATAGAAGAGATCAGAGAAATGTTCAAGTCAGATTTGGATGTTTCGTTGGACGAGATGTTTAGTGACTTCAGTGTTGAGCCCGTGGGAGTAGCTTCTCTTGCTCAGGTTCATATGGCTACTTTGAGAAATACTGGCCAGAAGGTGGCTGTTAAGGTTCAACATCCTTCGTTGAAAAAGTTTGTACCTTTAGATGTCAAGCTCACGCAGTTGGTGTTCGCCTTGATGTATAAAGTGTTCCCTGAATATCCGTTGACATGGTTGGGTGATGAGATGCAGAGTTCTATCTTTGTAGAGTTGGACTTCACGAACGAAGCTAGAAATGCCCAACGCACTGacgagtttttcaagaacagaagaagCATCACCGCTTTGAGAATTCCCCAAATAGTGAGTGCAAACAAGCGTATCTTGATTATGGAGTGCGTTATCGGGTCAAGGTTGGACAACATACAGTACTTAAAGACAAATAAAATCGATCCAGCTGAAGTATCTTCATGCTTGTCTCACATATTCAATAGTATGATATTTGAACCTGGTGCTTCTTTACACTGCGATCCTCACGGAGGGAACTTGGCCATCAGAGCATTGCCCAAGACTCAGTCGAAGAATGGTCACAACTTTGAGATTGTCTTGTACGATCACGGTTTATACAGAGATATTCCTCTTGAGATGAAACGGGATTACTCTCATTTCTGGTTGGCTGTGCTTGATAAGAATGTTCCCgagatgaagaagtatGCAGAGAAGTTTGCTGGTATTGAAGGAGAacagaagttcaagatatttttgTCTGCAATTACTGGAAGAGATCCCAATACTGCAATGAACTATGATATTTCCAGCAGGAGAACCGAACAGGAATCTGCAAGTATCCAAACACAGCTTCATAGCACTGAAGGAGCACTTGAGGACTTGATGAGCATTCTTAGCCACATGCCCAAGATCGTGTTGTTAATATTGAAAACCAATGATCTTACTAGGCATTTGGACGAGGACCTCAAGAGTCCATTAGGCCCTGAACGTACCTTTTTGATTCTTGCAAGGTACTGTGCTGAAACGGTTTACCTCGAAGCCAAAGCTCAAATTCCACTAAGCACTAAGAAGTACTCTCTTGGATGGTTGTCTCAAACAATAAGTGCATGGTGGTCGTACCAAAAGAGGCTCAACTCGTTACTAGTTTATGATGTCTACATGATGTTTGCCAACTTCAGGAAGTCATTTAGTTAA